ATTAAATGGTTTTCAGAAATAATGCCAGCACCTAACCCTGTTCCTAAAGTGATGCCAACTATGCTTTTGCATCCTTTACCCAAGCCAAAAAAATATTCACCTACTGTAAAGCAATTTGCATCATTATCCATTAGTACGGGAACTTGGTTAAATTCATTTTTTAGAATTGATACTAAATGAACTTCATTCCATGCGGGAATATTTTGAACCTCATGAACAATTCCAAGCTTTTTATCTACAATACTTGGAACTCCAATATAGATACCCTCTATGGTGCTGTCTCTAGCGACTTCTTTTATTAAGTCTATAATTAAGTTAATAACACACCATTCATCGTTATGTATACTTGGGACTTTTGCAGATGTTTTACGTATAATTTTTGCATCTTCTATCAATCCAACATTCACCTTTGTACCACCAAGATCGATACTTATAAGTTTAGCATCATTATATTTAATCATTTATTTTGTTTTAAATTTATTATTTTATTTTTTACGATTGGTTTAGCCCAGAAACCAATACTTAAAATATATACCAATGTTATAAAAACGAATAACATCCCTGTTTTAAGAGAAGTAAAATCGCTAAGAAACCCTATAAATAATTGTACTACGGCTCCTCCTACAATACCTGTCATTAATATTCCGGTAAATGCACCATGATATTCACTAACAGAATTAAGTGCTAAAGACATAATAATTGGATACATTACAGATAAGAACAAGCCACATAACTGAAAAGCATAAAGTGACACGTTGGCATTGCTACTTAATACAGCAAATCCAAAACATACAATTGAGAGACTGGTGAATATTTTTAATACTATTTTACTATCCATAATCTTAAGCAAAATCAATCCAAAAACCCCACCAACGGTCATTAATCCCCAAAAGTTACCTATGGCATTTGCACCTATTGTTTCATAATCAAAATTGTGGTATACATTTAAAAATTTACTCATCCAATAAGAGATCCCTTGTTCGGCACCAACATAGGCAAATATTCCAAAAAAGTAAAGTACTACAAGTTTGTTTTTAAATAAATTGATATAATTCTTTTTTGTTCCTACTTTTTCATCTTGTTTTAATTCAACTTTAGGAAAAGCAATGGTTAGTAAAATAAAGATCATTAGTAAACTAATAATGGCAAAAATCCAATAAATAGATGTCCAGGACATATTAATTGGAATGTATTTTGAGATTATTTCAATGAACCAATTAGAGTTTTTAGTTCCATTTATATTGGTTACAAGCCATGAATATACTTGCGGGCTGACAAAAGATGCTGCTCCAAAAACTAATTGACCTAATACTGATGTAAAAGCATAATTTTCTTCCCCGCCTGTAACTCTTAATAATGGATTAATTACTACTTGCAAGATAGCCATGCCAGAGCCTATAGTAAATAGGGTAAATAAGTACATGCCAAAACTTGGAAAAGAAATGAAGAGCACAGGTGCTATAAAAGCAAGTAAAAAAGCGAGGAGCATTAGTTTCTTCTCTCCATATTTTTCTACTAAAAAACCGGAAGGTATTGACATGACTCCATAAGCAATGAAAAATGTAAACGGCAAAAAACCGGCCATTCCTTCACTTAAATTAAAGCTGTTTGATACACTTGGATTTAGTGCACCTAAAATATTTGTCAAAAACGAAATCACAAAAAATGTGATTAGGATTAATAATACTATGGTGTAATTTTTCTTCATTTAATGATGTTCTTAGTTAATTAAAACATGATACTTATTATGATATTTTGAATCGCAAAATAATATATTATATTTTATAATGCAAAATATTGCATAAATTTATTTGTAATAAAAATGCATATTTCAGGCGTATTTTATCAGCTAATATAAGTTTAATTGAAATAAATATGCAAAATATTGCGTATTTATTTTATTTTATTAAATTTGTATGCAATAAATTGTCATATTTAACTTAAAACATTTTTTTTATGAAAAAAAACAACTTTTTATTATGTCTATTAATGTGCTGCTCGAGTATGTTATTTGCACAAACTATAACTGGAGTCGTATCGAGTAAAGAAGGTCCTTTGCTAGGGGCAACTGTTTTAGTTAAAGGAACTGATAAAGGAGTGGTTACAGATTTTGATGGGAAATACTCATTAAATGATGTAGCTCTTAACGAAACATTGGTGATTAGCTTTTTAGGATATATAACCCAAGAAGTGAATGTCGCAGGTTTATCGGTTGTAAATATTACACTTGTAGAAGGTTTAAACGAGCTAAACGAGGTGGTTGTAACGGCCTTAGGCATAAAACGCAGTAAGAAGGCTTTGGGGTACGCTGTAACCGAAGTTAAATCTGATGAAGTTTCTAAAAATGGAGAAATCAACCCTATTTCTAGTTTGTCCGGGAAAATTGCTGGGGTAAATATTTCTCAAATGGCAACAGGTCCTTCGGGTTCACAAAGAGTAGTTATTAGAGGGATAAGTTCCATACAGGACAATAACCAACCTTTGTATATTGTTGATGGGATTCCTATAAATAGTGCCTCACTAGGACAAGCTGATCAAAATGGAGGTTTCGATTTAGGTGATAGTAGTGCAGATATTAATCCAGAAGACATTGAGTCCATTTCAGTATTAAAAGGAGCCTCTGCATCTGCATTATATGGGAGTAGAGCATTGAATGGTGTCATTTTAATAACGACTAAATCTGGTAAAATTGGAAAGAAAAGTTTAGATATAGATTTTAATTCATCTATAACCATGGATCAAGTATCTACTAAACTAGATGAATACCAAACTATTTATGGACAAGGTATTAACGGCCGCCTACCTAGAGAAGGACAACAAGCCAGTAGTATTACCAGTGCTTGGGGTCCTAAACTAGACCCGTCATTAACAATTCTACAAAGAGATGGCACTGTGCGACCATACGGATTAGTTAAAAATAACATTCAGGATTTTTTTAACACAGGAACAACTTATACAAACAGCATCTCTCTTAATTCCAGTCAGGAAAAAGGAAGTTTTAGATTTTCTTATGCTAATGTTACAAATAAGGATATCATACCTAATGCTGGTTTAGAAAAAAATAGTTTTACTATACGTGCAAAGAATAGATTGAACAACTTTCTAGAAATAGACACTAAAGCCAGTTATATTATTGAGAATGTAAAGAACCGTCCTGCATTAACAGATAATGTTAATAATATTGGTAATGGATTGGTTGGTTTAGCTCCAAATATAGATCAGGCATGGCTGCAAAATTATATAGATCAAGATGGAAACTATATTGATTATACAGGTAACAACTTTAGGGCAAACCCTTATTGGACCATTAATAAAACATTCAATAAAAGCAAAAAGAATCGTTTATTGGGTTTTGTGAACCTAAACTTCAATTTGCATGAAAATCTTAAATTAAGATTAAAGTCAGGCGTAGATAGATATAATTTTAATTTTATTAATTTTATGGACAGGGGTACCCCTACTAGAACGGGCGGATTTTATTCAGAATTAGAATCTACTGTACAAGAGGTTAATCATGAGGCACTTCTAACGTATTCCAAATCAATAAACGATGATTGGCATATAACAACAAGTTTGGGAGCTAATGTTTCGAAGCAGGAATCCAGTATAATCTCAACAACAGCAACAGAAATTGCAGAGCCTGGAATAGCTAATATTTTAAATTTTCAAAGCCCTGTAGTTACTCCGGGCGGTACTAAAAAAGAAATACAAAGTGTTTTTGGTTTAGCGCAAATTAGCTATAAAGATTTTGCGTTTATTGATATTACAGCGAGAAATGATTGGTCTTCCACTTTACCATTACAAAACAACTCATTCTTTTACCCATCTTTTTCAGGAAGCTTTGTGTTTACTGATGCTTTTAATATAAATAAAAACGCTATGACATATGGTAAAATAAGGGCTTCTTGGGCACAAGTTGGGGGTGACACAGACCCTTTTAGTCTTCAACAAACATATGCCATAACAGGCTTGTCATTTGGTGGATTTTCCCAAGGACAAATTGACGGAAATACTATACCCAATTCTAACTTAAAGCCTCAAACAACAACATCTTATGAGTTTGGAACAGATTTAAGGTTTCTTAATAATCGAATAAGTGTTGATTTCACATATTATAACCAAACAACTGATGACCAAATTTTACAAGTTGAAGTACCTACGGCATCAGGATTTAGCAGTGCAAGATTAAATTCTGGAGCTTTAGAAAATAAAGGAATTGAATTGCTATTTACTGTAAAACCGATTAATACCAATAATTTTAAATGGGACGTTACCCTCAATTACTCAAAAATATGGAATAAAGTAATTAGTCTTCATGAAGACATTGATGTTTTCACCGTTGCTAATGCTAGATGGTCTGGCGTTACAATTGTTGCTTTTGCAGGAGAAGAGTTTGGGCAAATTTATGGGCGCGGTTACAAAAGAGACCCTCAAGGGAATATTGTACATGATGCTACTACAGGCTTGCCACTTGCAACTGATGAAAATATGAAAATAGGGAATATTTTACCAGATTGGACAGGTGGTGTAATTAACACATTTAATTATAAAAATTTCAGATTAAAAGCTTCTTTGGGCGTAAGCATTGGAGGTGATATTTATTCAATTACGAACCGTTCTTTGTTAGCTAGAGGAACACATACTGCATCCTTAGAAGGTAGAGAGGCATTTAATGATTGGGCAGCTAGAAATGAGCAAGCACGGTTAGATTTTATTGCTGGTGGAGGTAGTCCAACAGACTACGTACCTCTTACTCTAGATGGAGGTTATGTTGGCCATGGCGTAAAATTGGTTAGTACTGATTCGGAAGGCAATGAAACATACGAAGAAAATGATGTTATTGTAAACCCTCAAAATTACTGGTTAGAAGCTACTAATAAAATACCAGAAACGAATGTTTATGATGCTAGTTATGTAAAACTACGTGAATTAAGTTTGAGTTACTCTTTGCCAAGTAAATATTTATCAAAAAAATATATTAAAGGTTTAACCATTTCAGTAATAGGCAGAAACTTATTTACATTTTACAAGAATGTACCTAATATAGATCCAGAGTCTACCTATAACAATGGTAATGGTCAAGGATTGGAATATGGCTCTTTACCAACTAGACGCAATTATGGTTTAAATTTGAGTTTAAAGTTTTAAGAATTAAATATAATTGATCATACTTAACATTAAAATATATTATAATGAAAGCAATTAAAAATATTATAGCTTTAAGCATTTTTGTAATGCTTTTTGCCCTGTCTTCATGTACTGAAGATTTTGAAGAGATCAATACAAACCCTAATGTATTTAACTCAATAGATCCCGGAAATCAAATTACTAAAATTCAATTAGATTTAGTTGGTGTGCAGTTTACAAGCTGGGCTAATAACTTAGGTATTTGCTCCCCAATGGTTCAGCACTTGGGTGGATCTTGGTGGACGCAACATGGCGGACAATATAGAGTTGTAGAAAGACCGCATTGGTATGCCCTTTGGGAAGGGTCTTATCCGAATGAAGTAAAGAACATCGTTGATTTAGTACATAGAACTAAAGATGTGGAAGAATTTAAAAATACTAGGGCGGCAGCAAGAATTTTAAAAGTTTATATTTTCTCAAAGCTAACAGACTTATACGGTGATATTCCTTATTCTGAAGCTGGAAAAGGGTTTATTGATAAAATTTTACAGCCAAAATATGACAGGCAAGAAGATATTTATACAGACTTTTTTAAAGAACTTGAAGAAGCTGTACAATCATTTGACAGCTCGTCTCAAGATGTTCGAGGAGATTTAATGTTTAACGGAGATATAGAAAAATGGAAAAGGTTCGGAAACTCTTTAAGAATGCGTTTAGGATTCCGTATATCAAAAGTGAATCCTTCAGAATCAGAAAAACAAGTAAGAGCAGCCATAAACGGAGGGGTTATGCAAAGCAACGATGATACCTGTATGGTAACTTATGGCGAATTTAACTTTGGTACAGGAGAAAA
The Flavivirga spongiicola genome window above contains:
- a CDS encoding ROK family protein: MIKYNDAKLISIDLGGTKVNVGLIEDAKIIRKTSAKVPSIHNDEWCVINLIIDLIKEVARDSTIEGIYIGVPSIVDKKLGIVHEVQNIPAWNEVHLVSILKNEFNQVPVLMDNDANCFTVGEYFFGLGKGCKSIVGITLGTGLGAGIISENHLINGTNGGAGEFGMIPYKDGIIEDYCSGKFFKKHNSSGEILMQKATQGDQKALALFEKFGHHLGSAIKIIMYTVNPEKVIIGGAIAKSAIFFDKALKKSISNFAYKKVLNNFKVEYSTNSDIALLGATSLGYESCSKPI
- a CDS encoding MFS transporter, translated to MKKNYTIVLLILITFFVISFLTNILGALNPSVSNSFNLSEGMAGFLPFTFFIAYGVMSIPSGFLVEKYGEKKLMLLAFLLAFIAPVLFISFPSFGMYLFTLFTIGSGMAILQVVINPLLRVTGGEENYAFTSVLGQLVFGAASFVSPQVYSWLVTNINGTKNSNWFIEIISKYIPINMSWTSIYWIFAIISLLMIFILLTIAFPKVELKQDEKVGTKKNYINLFKNKLVVLYFFGIFAYVGAEQGISYWMSKFLNVYHNFDYETIGANAIGNFWGLMTVGGVFGLILLKIMDSKIVLKIFTSLSIVCFGFAVLSSNANVSLYAFQLCGLFLSVMYPIIMSLALNSVSEYHGAFTGILMTGIVGGAVVQLFIGFLSDFTSLKTGMLFVFITLVYILSIGFWAKPIVKNKIINLKQNK
- a CDS encoding SusC/RagA family TonB-linked outer membrane protein, which translates into the protein MKKNNFLLCLLMCCSSMLFAQTITGVVSSKEGPLLGATVLVKGTDKGVVTDFDGKYSLNDVALNETLVISFLGYITQEVNVAGLSVVNITLVEGLNELNEVVVTALGIKRSKKALGYAVTEVKSDEVSKNGEINPISSLSGKIAGVNISQMATGPSGSQRVVIRGISSIQDNNQPLYIVDGIPINSASLGQADQNGGFDLGDSSADINPEDIESISVLKGASASALYGSRALNGVILITTKSGKIGKKSLDIDFNSSITMDQVSTKLDEYQTIYGQGINGRLPREGQQASSITSAWGPKLDPSLTILQRDGTVRPYGLVKNNIQDFFNTGTTYTNSISLNSSQEKGSFRFSYANVTNKDIIPNAGLEKNSFTIRAKNRLNNFLEIDTKASYIIENVKNRPALTDNVNNIGNGLVGLAPNIDQAWLQNYIDQDGNYIDYTGNNFRANPYWTINKTFNKSKKNRLLGFVNLNFNLHENLKLRLKSGVDRYNFNFINFMDRGTPTRTGGFYSELESTVQEVNHEALLTYSKSINDDWHITTSLGANVSKQESSIISTTATEIAEPGIANILNFQSPVVTPGGTKKEIQSVFGLAQISYKDFAFIDITARNDWSSTLPLQNNSFFYPSFSGSFVFTDAFNINKNAMTYGKIRASWAQVGGDTDPFSLQQTYAITGLSFGGFSQGQIDGNTIPNSNLKPQTTTSYEFGTDLRFLNNRISVDFTYYNQTTDDQILQVEVPTASGFSSARLNSGALENKGIELLFTVKPINTNNFKWDVTLNYSKIWNKVISLHEDIDVFTVANARWSGVTIVAFAGEEFGQIYGRGYKRDPQGNIVHDATTGLPLATDENMKIGNILPDWTGGVINTFNYKNFRLKASLGVSIGGDIYSITNRSLLARGTHTASLEGREAFNDWAARNEQARLDFIAGGGSPTDYVPLTLDGGYVGHGVKLVSTDSEGNETYEENDVIVNPQNYWLEATNKIPETNVYDASYVKLRELSLSYSLPSKYLSKKYIKGLTISVIGRNLFTFYKNVPNIDPESTYNNGNGQGLEYGSLPTRRNYGLNLSLKF